The proteins below are encoded in one region of Streptomyces ficellus:
- a CDS encoding type II secretion system F family protein, protein MDNLPLLTLGVTLLACVLGVAGVRVYASGKAQRQALVARMTQTGQLPAGGRRRRFVRLDRRLRATRPGRRLERRIAATGLDLTPGEYAVYAAVALLGVYAVAAAVFAPFFGVLAALTGLWGAAAFLNWQRQKRTEAFIGQLPELTRVLANATQAGLALRTAIAMAAEELDDPAGEELRKVADQLAIGHSLDDALGDLADRLPSRELVVLVSTLVLSNRAGGQVVTSLRNLTSTLEERKETRREVVTLLSQVKVTAFALPLLGLGFLLMINGMAPGALDRMTGSAAGQIGSVLAFGLYAVGFVLIRRLSRIRV, encoded by the coding sequence ATGGACAACCTTCCGCTCCTGACGCTCGGCGTCACGCTCCTCGCCTGCGTGCTGGGCGTCGCCGGCGTGCGCGTGTACGCGTCCGGCAAGGCGCAGCGCCAGGCCCTCGTCGCCCGGATGACCCAGACGGGGCAGCTCCCCGCCGGCGGCCGGCGCCGCCGCTTCGTACGCCTCGACCGGCGCCTGCGCGCCACCCGCCCCGGCCGCCGCCTCGAGCGCAGGATCGCCGCCACCGGCCTGGACCTCACGCCCGGCGAGTACGCCGTGTACGCGGCCGTCGCCCTGCTCGGCGTGTACGCCGTCGCCGCCGCCGTGTTCGCCCCCTTCTTCGGCGTCCTCGCCGCCCTCACCGGCCTGTGGGGCGCCGCCGCGTTCCTCAACTGGCAGCGCCAGAAACGCACCGAGGCGTTCATCGGCCAGCTCCCCGAACTGACCCGCGTCCTCGCCAACGCCACCCAGGCCGGGCTCGCGCTGCGTACCGCCATCGCCATGGCCGCCGAGGAACTCGACGACCCGGCCGGCGAGGAGCTGCGCAAGGTCGCCGACCAGCTCGCGATCGGCCACAGCCTGGACGACGCGCTCGGCGACCTCGCCGACCGCCTGCCCTCCCGCGAGCTGGTCGTCCTCGTCTCGACGCTCGTGCTGTCCAACCGGGCCGGCGGCCAGGTCGTCACCTCGCTGCGCAACCTCACCAGCACCCTGGAGGAGCGCAAGGAGACCCGCCGCGAGGTCGTCACCCTGCTCTCCCAGGTCAAGGTCACGGCCTTCGCCCTGCCCCTGCTGGGCCTCGGCTTCCTGCTGATGATCAACGGCATGGCACCCGGCGCCCTCGACCGGATGACCGGCTCCGCCGCCGGCCAGATCGGCTCCGTCCTCGCCTTCGGCCTCTACGCCGTCGGCTTCGTCCTCATCCGCCGCCTCTCCCGCATCCGAGTCTGA